A window of the Gossypium hirsutum isolate 1008001.06 chromosome A05, Gossypium_hirsutum_v2.1, whole genome shotgun sequence genome harbors these coding sequences:
- the LOC107937558 gene encoding cytokinin riboside 5'-monophosphate phosphoribohydrolase LOG5 isoform X2, with protein MDENKALNSSRFKRVCVFCGSSSGKRNCYRDAALELGKELVSRKLDLVYGGGSVGLMGLVSQEVHRGGGHVLGIIPKTLMNKEITGETVGEVKAVADMHQRKAEMARHSDCFIALPGGYGTLEELLEVITWAQLGIHDKPVGLINVDGYYNYLLSFLDKAVDDGFIKPTQRSIIVSAPTARELVQKLECFV; from the exons ATGGATGAGAATAAAGCATTGAATTCCAGCAGGTTCAAAAGGGTTTGCGTCTTTTGCGGAAGCAGCTCCGGCAAGCGAAACTGCTACCGTGATGCTGCCCTAGAACTGGGAAAAGAACTG GTGTCCCGGAAGTTGGATCTTGTTTATGGCGGAGGAAGCGTCGGGTTGATGGGTTTGGTCTCTCAGGAGGTCCACCGTGGTGGAGGACATGTTTTAGG TATTATCCCCAAAACTCTGATGAACAAAGAG ATAACAGGGGAAACAGTAGGAGAGGTCAAAGCTGTTGCGGATATGCACCAAAGGAAAGCTGAGATGGCCCGCCATTCTGACTGTTTTATCGCCTTACCAG GTGGATATGGAACTCTTGAAGAGTTACTAGAAGTCATAACATGGGCTCAGCTGGGAATCCACGACAAGCCT GTTGGCTTGATTAACGTGGATGGCTACTATAATTATCTGCTCAGCTTCTTAGACAAAGCCGTGGATGATGGCTTCATTAAACCCACCCAACGTAGTATCATTGTCTCTGCTCCAACTGCAAGAGAACTTGTTCAAAAACTTGAG TGTtttgtttga
- the LOC107937558 gene encoding cytokinin riboside 5'-monophosphate phosphoribohydrolase LOG5 isoform X1, whose product MDENKALNSSRFKRVCVFCGSSSGKRNCYRDAALELGKELVSRKLDLVYGGGSVGLMGLVSQEVHRGGGHVLGIIPKTLMNKEITGETVGEVKAVADMHQRKAEMARHSDCFIALPGGYGTLEELLEVITWAQLGIHDKPVGLINVDGYYNYLLSFLDKAVDDGFIKPTQRSIIVSAPTARELVQKLEEYVPMHDGVVSKARWEAEQLELNSSLQTEIAR is encoded by the exons ATGGATGAGAATAAAGCATTGAATTCCAGCAGGTTCAAAAGGGTTTGCGTCTTTTGCGGAAGCAGCTCCGGCAAGCGAAACTGCTACCGTGATGCTGCCCTAGAACTGGGAAAAGAACTG GTGTCCCGGAAGTTGGATCTTGTTTATGGCGGAGGAAGCGTCGGGTTGATGGGTTTGGTCTCTCAGGAGGTCCACCGTGGTGGAGGACATGTTTTAGG TATTATCCCCAAAACTCTGATGAACAAAGAG ATAACAGGGGAAACAGTAGGAGAGGTCAAAGCTGTTGCGGATATGCACCAAAGGAAAGCTGAGATGGCCCGCCATTCTGACTGTTTTATCGCCTTACCAG GTGGATATGGAACTCTTGAAGAGTTACTAGAAGTCATAACATGGGCTCAGCTGGGAATCCACGACAAGCCT GTTGGCTTGATTAACGTGGATGGCTACTATAATTATCTGCTCAGCTTCTTAGACAAAGCCGTGGATGATGGCTTCATTAAACCCACCCAACGTAGTATCATTGTCTCTGCTCCAACTGCAAGAGAACTTGTTCAAAAACTTGAG gagTACGTGCCAATGCATGATGGAGTTGTTTCTAAGGCAAGGTGGGAGGCTGAACAATTGGAGCTCAACTCATCTTTGCAAACTGAAATTGCTCGTTAA